DNA from Kitasatospora herbaricolor:
GCCCTCACCGCCGCCCTCCAGCCGCTGCTGCTGGCGGTCCTGCTGGCGGGGGCGACGGCCGCCGGTTCGACACCCTCCGGGCACCTGATGGCGGCCGGTGTGGCGGCCGGCCAGGTCGCCATGGCGCTCGGCCAGGTCACCCATGCCGCGGCCAGTGCCTACGGCATCGCACCGGTGCTGGACCGGGTCCGGCCGATCCTGGCCGAGATCCGGCCGGTGGACGGCCCGCAGCAGCTCACCGACCCCGGCGAGCTGCGCGGGGCGGTCGCCCTGGACCAGGTGACCTTCCGCTACCCGGGAACGGCCGCGCCCGCGCTCGACGGCGTCTCGCTGCACGCCGGGCCGGGCGAGCTGGTCGCCGTGGTCGGCCCGTCCGGGGCCGGCAAGTCCACCCTGGTGCGGCTGCTGCTCGGCTTCGAGCGGCCGGAGTCCGGTGCCGTCCGCTACGACGGGCGGGACCTGGCCGGGCTGGACGCCCGGCTGGTGCGGCGCCAGCTGGGCGCCGTCCTGCAGCACGGCCGGATGCTGCGCGGCTCGCTGCTGGAGAACCTCGCCGGCACCGACACCGACGTCACCGAGGACCAGGTCTGGGAGGCCGCCGAACTGGCCGGCATCGCCGAGGAGCTGCGCCGGCTGCCGCTCGGTCTCGGCACCCGGGTCGGGGAGGACGCCCAGGGCTTCTCGGGCGGTCAGGTGCAGCGCCTGCTGCTGGCGCGTGCCCTGGTCCGACGGCCGGCCGTCCTGCTGCTGGACGAGGCCACCTCCGCCCTGGACAACGCGACCCAGCTGCGGGTCGCCGAGGCCGTCGCGGGACTGGACCGCACCCGCGTGGTGATCGCCCACCGACTGAGCACCATCCGTACCGCCGACCGTATCCACGTGCTCTCCGGCGGCCGACTGACGGCCGCCGGCACCTACGACGAACTACTCGGCCACGACCCGCTGTTCACCCGACTCGCCCGACTCCAGGAGATGTGAGATGCCGCTCGACCTGCAGACCTGGCTCCGCCCCGTCGACGGCGCCACCGCCCCGGCCGACGGCCACCCCGGCACCGACGAACCGGTCCCCGCCGCCGAGCGGCTGCTGCCCGGCCCGGCCCGCGGCGACGAGCGGCTGCGCGCCCTGGTCGCCGCCGCCGCCCCGTTCGACGAACGGGCCGCCGCCCGCCCGGACGGCAGCGCCTTCTTCGCCCCCGACCCGGACGAGGACCGCCGCGCCCGCGGCGCCGCGGTCGACACCTGGCTGCGCCGGGCCGGCGGCCAGCACGGCGGCGCCGCGGTGCTGCTGGAGCACTTCGCCGAAACCGGCCGCCCGCTCGGTGAGGGCCTGCGCGGCGTCGTCCTCGCCGACCCGGCGAAGCTGCCCGGCTGGGCGCTGGTGCTGGCCGCGTTCCTGCGGACGCTGCCGGTCGCCGCCGGCCCCGGGACGGCCGGGCCCGGCGCCCTCACCGCCGCCTTCGCCGCGGCCGCCGACGCGCTGCTGCCGCACGGCAACGGCGGCATCCTGGGCGTCCCGGTCTCCGAGCGGGCCCGCGCCGATCTGGCCGGCACCCTGGTCGCCCGGCTCACCGAGGCCTGCAACCTCTCGTTCTGCCACGAGCTGCAGGCCGCCACCGGCCGCCCGCGCGCCACCGACTGGGACACCGCCGGCGGCCTGGACACCTCCCAGGAGGGCTGGCTGGCCCGGCTGGAGCGGCTGCCCGCGCTGGCCTACCTGGTCGGCACGGTCTGCCGGCAGTGGCAGCACGTGCAGACCGAGCTGTTCGCCCGGCTCGCCGCCGACCGCTCGCTGCTGGTCGAGCGGATGTGGCAGGGCGAGGACCCGGGCGCGCTGGAGTCGGTCCGCGGCGACGCGGGCGACCGGCACGCCGGCGGGCGCTCGGTGTCGCTGCTGCACTTCGCCGGCGGCCAGGCCGTGGTCTACAAGCCGAAGGACATGCGGCACGCCACCGCCTACCTGGACCTGGTCCGCCGGCTCAACGGCGAGCTGTCGCTGGACCTCCCGGTGCGCACGGTGCTGGTCCGCAGCGACCGCGGGGACGACGGCCACGCCGCCTCGCTGGCCGCCGACTGCGACAGCGACTACGGCTGGGAGGAGCTCGTCCCGCACCGTCCGGTGGCCGACCGCGGCGGCTTCGCCCGGTTCTACCGCCGGCTCGGCATGACCGTCCGGCTGGTGCAGCTGCTGGAGGGCCGCGACCTGTGGGCCGACAACCTGCTCGCGGACGGCGAGCACCCGGCGCTGATCGACCTGGAGTGCCTGCTTTACCCGCGGGTGCAGACGCCGCCGGCGATCAGCCCCGAGCACCACGGCCTGCTGGACGACCTGGAGTCCACCGTGGTGCGGACCGCGATGGCCTTCCAGCCCTGGACCCCGGCCAAGCAGAAGCACGCCCTGGACATCGGCTGCCTGTCCCGGATCGGTGGCCTGGAGGTCGCCCCCGGGGTGCCCGCCCTGCCGCTGCCGCCCTACCGCCCGGTGCTGCGCACCGAGGCCGGTGCCACCGAGGCCGCCGACCCGTGGGAGTACACCGACGAGGTCGTCGAGGGCTACCGCGAGATGCACCGGGCGCTGCACCGGCTGCGCGGGGAACTCGCATCTCCCGATGGCCCGTTGGCGGCCTTCCGGGGGATCTGGGTGCGCTACATCTGGCGCCACACCTGGGACGGTTACAAGATCCTCTCGGCCTCGACCAGCCCGCTCGCGCTGGACAGCGGCGCGACCCGCGAGACGGTGATCGCCGGCGCGCTGCAGGGCGCCACCACCGCCCTGGCCGGCGACGGCGACCGCGGTGACCTGCTGGAGGTGGTGCTCGCCGAACTCGACTCCTTCCGGCTGCTGGACATCCCGTTCTTCCGCTCGCTGACCTCCTCCTCCTCGGTCTTCACCGCCGACGGCCGGGAGATCCCCGGCCACTTCCGCGGCACCGGCTGGCAGCGCCTGCAGCAGCGGGTCGCCGAGCTCGACGACTTCGACCTGGACGCGCACCTGGCCGTCCTCAGCGGCTGCGTGGACGCGGCCCGGGCCGGCAGCGAACGCCCCGCCCCCGCCGCCGCCCGCACCGCCCGGGCCACCGTGCCCACCGGCGCGGACCTGCTCGACCACGCGGTGCGGATCGGCGACCGGATCCTCGCCGACCGGCGCGGCAGCGGCTGGCTCGGCCAGAGCTGGTACCCCGGCACCGGCCTGCGCCAGGTCGAGGTGCTCAGCGCCGACCTGGTCACCGGTACCCCCGGCCTGGCCGTGCTGTTCGCCGAACTCTGGGCCGCCACCGGCGAGCCCCGCTTCCACCGCGCCGCCCACCGCACCCTGACCGCCGCGGCCCGGCTGATCGACCCGGACGCCCCGCGGGCCTTCGCCTTCGCCGCCGACACCCGGCTGGCCGGCGGCACTCCCGTCCCCGGCGGCTTCGCCGGACCCGGCTCGCTCATCCACGCCCTCGCCCGGGCCGGCAGCCTGCTCGGCTCGCCCGAACTCCTCGCCTCCGCCCAGGCGCTGGTGCCCGGCGCGCTCGGCGTGGCGGCCGCCGCGCCGGCCCGGCCCGGCCGTCCGGTGCGCACCCCGCACCCGGACACCCCGCTCGGCAGCGCCGGGCTGCTGCTCAACCTGCTCCGGCTGCGCCGGGCCACCGGCCCCGGCCACGCCCCCACCGAGGACGGCATCCGGACCCTGGCCGCCACCGCCCTCGACCACCTGATCGCCGACCGGGGCGCCGACGCCGAGAACGAGGCCGACAACGGCTTCCTGGACCTCGTCCCGTCCGGTGCCGACTCGGTCGCCGCCGCCCTGGCCCGGACGGTCGCCGAGGCGCCCGCCCTGCTGGCCAGCGCCGACGCCGTCCGGGAGCGGCTGCGCGGCCACCGCTTCGCCACCGCCACCCGGGCCGGGCGTCTGGCCTGCCTGGACACCGCCGTCGCGCTCGGCGCCGGCATCGTCGACCCCGCCGAACTCGGCGCGCTCACCCCGCCGGTGGGGGCCCGGCAGATCACCGGCCGGACCACCAGGGACCTCGTCGCCACCGCCGGCGAGGCGCTCACCGCCGCCGAGGCCGGGCTGCTGCACACCCTGCCCGAGGCCTCCGACTCGGCCCTGCCCGGCCCGTTCTACGACGGCCGGGAGGCCGCCGCCCTGCTGGTCGGCGAGCTGATCGCCCGCCACGACGCCACCGGCAGCTGGTACTCCGACCGGGCCGCGGACGACCGGATCAACCTCGGCGCGCTGGACGGCTCGGCCGCCGTCGGCCTGCTGCTGCTGCGCCTGCTCGACCCCGCCACCGCCCCGCTCGCCACCCTGCGCTGACCGCCGCACCAGAACCCGAGGGACCGCCATGTCCGACAAACCCACGATCGGCTTCAAGCGTCACTACACCCCGTACGTCGTCGACGGCGAGGCCGTCTACCTGGTCTCCGAGCGCGGTGTCTCGGTGGTCGACGGCAAGCTCGCCGAGGCCCTCGCCCCGCTGCTGGACGGCACCCGCACCGCCGAGCAGATCGGCGAGGCCCTGCACGGCACCGTCCCCGCCGACAAGGTGGCCACCGCCGTCGACCGGCTGCTGGCCGGCGGCTACCTGGCCCCCTCCGGCCGGCCCGAGGACCGGGCCGGCGCCGCGTACTTCGAGATGGCCGGCCTGGACGGCGACGCCGCCACCGGGGCGCTGCGCACCGCCCGCGCCCGGGTCGAGGTCTACGGCGACCTGGACCCGCGGCCCTTCCTCGCCGCGCTCGCCGCCGCCGGCGTGACCGCCGACCCGGACGCCGAGTTCACCGTCGCCCTCACCGAGGACTACCTGCACCCCGGCCTCGCCGAGCGCGACCGCCAGGCCCGGGAGAGCGGCCGCCCCTGGCTGCTGGCCCGCCCGGTCGGCTCGATCCTCTGGGTCGGTCCGGTCTTCGTCCCCGGCCCGGCCGGCGACAGCGCCGCCACCGGCTGCTGGCACTGCCTCTCGCACCGCCTGTCCGCCAACCGGCAGTCGCTCAGCTACCTGCAGCACCGGCTCGGCCAGGACGAGCCGATCTGCACCGCCGGCGCCCACCTGGCACCCACCCTCGCCACCGGCGTCCAGCTCGCCGCCCTGGAGGCCGCCAAGTGGCTGGCCGGGGTCCGGCCGGCCGAGCCGGTGGTGCTCACCCTGGACACCGTCCTGCTGGAGACCGAGCGCCACCGCCTGGTGCGCCGCCCGCAGTGCGGGGCCTGCGGCGACGAGGGCATCATGGCGGAGCGCCAGCTGGCCCCGGTGCGGTTCGAGAGCCGCCCCAAGGTTTTCACCGCCGACGGCGGCCACCGCTCCGCCTCGCCGGAGGACATGCTGGAGCGCTACCGCCCCCAGCTCTCCCCGGTCACCGGCGTGGTGACCTCGCTGGTGCCCGCCGCCCGCACCCCCACCGGCCTGCGGGTGTACGTCTCCGGGCAGAACCTGTCCCGGCAGAGCGGCGACCTGCGCCAGCTGCGCACCGGCCTGCGCTCGGTCAGCTGCGGCAAGGGCCGCACCGACGTCCAGGCCCGGGCCAGCGCCCTCGGCGAGGCGATGGAGCGCTACTCCGGGGTCTTCCAGGGCGACGAGGCCCGGCGCCGGGCCACCTTCGCCGAGCTGGGCGACGCCGCGATCCACCCCGCCGCCAGCCTCCTCTACAGCGAGCGCCAGTTCGCCGAGCGGGGCCGCTGGAACGCCAGCCCGTCGATGTTCAACACCGTCCCCGAGCGGTTCCGCGAGAGCGACCGGATCGACTGGTCGCCGGCCTGGTCGCTCACCCAGCAGCGCACCCGCTGGCTGCCCACCATGTCCCTCTACTACGGCTACCGGCACCGGGACGGCTTCTTCGCGGCCGGCGACTCCAACGGCTGCGCGGCCGGCACCTCCTTCGAGGACGCCACCCTCCAGGGCTTCCTGGAGCTGGTCGAGCGGGACGCCGTCGCCCTCTGGTGGTACAACCGGGTGCAGCGGCCCGCGATCGACCTGGACGCCTTCGGCGACCCGTACATCGACCAGCTCCGCGAGGTCTACCGGGGGCTGCGCCGGGAGATCTGGGCGCTCGACCTCACCACAGACTTCGGCATCCCGGTGGTCGGCGCGTTCTCCCGCCGGACCGACAAGCCCACCGAGGACGTGCTGATCGCCTTCGGCGCGCACCTCGACCCGCACATCGCCCTCACCCGGGCGCTCACCGAGATGAACCAGTTCCTCGGCCCGGTCGCGGGCGACGCCGAGGGCCGGGTCACCTACGCGGGCGCCGACCCGGAGCAGAAGCGGTGGTGGACCACGGCGACCGTGGCCAACCAGCCCTACCTGCTGCCCGACCCCGCCGCCCGCCCGGCGGGCCCGGCCCGCTGGGCGAAGCTGGCCGGCGACGACCTCGCCGAGGACGTGGCCCTCGCCCAGCGCCTGGTCGAGGAGCGGGGGATGGAGTTCCTGGTGCTCGACCAGACCCGCCCCGACATCGGCCTGCCGGTGGCGAAGGTGATCGTCCCCGGGATGCGGCACTTCTGGGCCCGCTTCGCGCCCGGCCGGCTGTACGACGTGCCGCTGGCCCTCGGCTGGCTCGACGCGCCGACGCCGGAGGAGGAGCTCAACCCCGTCCCGATCTTCATCTGACCACGCGCCGGGCCGCCGCCCCGCCGGCGGCGGCCCGCCCAGCCCGGAAAGAGGTACCCGATGACCGTGACCGAACAGCTGCCTCCCGACCTCGCCACCGAGGGCGGGGCCCCGCGCACGCTGCTGCGGCTGCGCCCCGAGGTGGTCGTCACCGCGCAGGGTGACGACCTGGAGCTCAGCCACCCCTGGGGCCGCCAGCGGGTGCACGCGCTCGGCTCCGAGACCGTCCAGCGGCTTGCCGCGCTCACCCACAGCCACCTCGACGTCGACGAACTCGCGGGCAGCGGGAGGTTGTTCCACCTGCTGCAGCGGTTCCCCTACCTGGTCACCACCACCCTCGCCGACGCGTTCGGCGAGCCGCTGGCGAGCGCGGTGCCGATCGCCCGCTCGGCCGGACTGCCCGGGGTGGTCCGCCCGCCCGCCAGCGTGGTGCTGTCCCGTTTCGCCTATCTGCGCCGGCTGCCGGAGGAGCACGCCGGGGCCTGCGTACTGGAGTCCCCGACGGCGCCGTTCCGGCTGACCCTGCACCAGCCGGCGGCGGGCGCGTTCGTCGCCGCGGTGACCGCCTCCCGTTCGGTGGCCGAGGCCGCGCTGCTGGCCGGGATCGGGCCGGCCGCCGGGCAGGCGCTGGCCGGGCTGCTGGCGGGCGCCGGGTTCCTGGACGACGGCGCGACCGGCGAGCCGCCGCTCTGGGACTTCCACGACCTGCTGTTCCACGCCCGCAGCCGGCCCGGCCGGCACGACTACCCGAGCGGCGGTGTCTTCGCCCATCCGGAGGTCGAGCAGTTGCCGGCGATCCCCGGCACCGGCGCCCGTGAGGACGGCACCGGCATCGACCTGCCCGTCCCCGACTGGGACGCGGTGCTGGCCCGCGACCCGGCGCTCAGCGAGGTGCTGGAGGGCCGCCGCTCGGTCCGCTCGTACGCCGACACCCCGGTCACCCTGGACCAGTTGGGCGAGCTGCTGTACCGGGTGGCGAGGGTCCGCCGGATCATCCCGGGGGACCCGTCCGACCCGCACGGCTACGACATCGTGGACCGTCCCTACCCGGCCGGCGGGGCGACCGGCGAACTGGAGGTCTACCTGTCGGTGGTGCGCTGCGACGGCCTGGTGCCGGGCGTCTACCGCTACGACGCGGCGGCCCACCGGCTGCGGCCGCGCCCGTTCGCCGGCCCGGCCGACGAGGCGGCGTTCCGCGAGCTGATGACGGCGGCCTGGCGAGCGACCGGCTGCACGGTGGACCCGCAGGTCCTGCTGACCGTCACCTCCCGGTTCGGCCGGCTGTCCTGGAAGTACAGCCAGATCGCCTACGCGCTGACGCTCAAGCACGTCGGCGTGGTGTACCAGACGCTGTACCTGGTCGCGACGGCGATGGGGCTGGCGCCGTGCGGGCTCGGCTCGGGCGACACCGACGCGGCGGCGCGCGCGCTCGGCCTGGACTGGACGGCGGAGTCCTCGGTCGGCGAGTTCCTGATCGGCAGCCGCCCGGCCGACGTGCCGCGCACCGCGCACCGGTTCACCGACATGGTGGCCCAGGCCCGGGAGGTCTGACCCCGGCCGGGCCGACGGGACCGCGATTGACGGAACAGGACGTGACACGCCGGACGTGGCGTGCCGCGGACATGCCGGTGCCCCGCCGTGGAGTGGCGGGGCACCGGCATGTCCGGGTGGATCCGGGCGGGTCGCCTCAGAGCCAGCCGCGTTCGCGGGCGATCCGGATCGCGTCGCAGCGGTTGCGGCTGCGGGTCTTGGCGATCGCCGCCGAGACGTAGTTGCGGACCGTCCCGGGGGAGAGCGACAGTGCGGCGGCGACCTCGTTGATGGTGGCGCCGTCGGCCACGTGCCCGAGCACCGTGAGCTCGCGCGGGGTGAGCGGCACCCCGCCCGTCCGGACCACGTCCATCACCAACCGGGGGTCGTACACCCGTCCGCCCCGGGCCAGTTCGCGGACGGCGGCGATCAGTGCGGCCGGCGGTACGTCCTTGAGCAGGACCCCGGCGACCCCGTCGGCGACCGCCCGCTGCAGGTCCGCGGTCCGCGACTGGGCGGTGAGCAGGAGGACCGCGGTGCCCGGGGCCCGCTCGCGGATCATCGCGGCGGTGGCCGGACCGCCGGGCCCGGGCATGTCCGGGTCGAGGACGGCGACGGCCGGCCTGGTCCTGGCGGCCTCGGCGGCGGCCTCCTCGGCGGTCGGGGACTCGGCGACCACGGCGAGGTCGGCCTCCCGGTCGAGCAGGGCGCCGAGCCCGGAGCGGAACAGCTGGTGTCCGTCGGCGAGCAGCACGCTCACCGTGGCGGTCCCGCGGTCCGCGGCCGTGGCCTGGTGGTACAGGGGTTGGTCCAGGAGGGTGGTCATCCGGCTACCTCGGTGGCGTTGAAGTGTCGGGCGAGCGGGTGGGACGGTGCGATCAGCCCCAGCCCCAGGTGTCCTGCGGGCCGGTGGGCAGCGGGGACGGGGTGGCGGTGGCGGCGGGCTGGTTGCCGGGCGTGACGGGCTGGCCGGCGGTGGCGGGCGTGCCGCCGGTGGCGCCGTCGGCGGTGAGGACGGTGGCGTGCGCCTGGCTC
Protein-coding regions in this window:
- a CDS encoding SagB/ThcOx family dehydrogenase, whose amino-acid sequence is MTVTEQLPPDLATEGGAPRTLLRLRPEVVVTAQGDDLELSHPWGRQRVHALGSETVQRLAALTHSHLDVDELAGSGRLFHLLQRFPYLVTTTLADAFGEPLASAVPIARSAGLPGVVRPPASVVLSRFAYLRRLPEEHAGACVLESPTAPFRLTLHQPAAGAFVAAVTASRSVAEAALLAGIGPAAGQALAGLLAGAGFLDDGATGEPPLWDFHDLLFHARSRPGRHDYPSGGVFAHPEVEQLPAIPGTGAREDGTGIDLPVPDWDAVLARDPALSEVLEGRRSVRSYADTPVTLDQLGELLYRVARVRRIIPGDPSDPHGYDIVDRPYPAGGATGELEVYLSVVRCDGLVPGVYRYDAAAHRLRPRPFAGPADEAAFRELMTAAWRATGCTVDPQVLLTVTSRFGRLSWKYSQIAYALTLKHVGVVYQTLYLVATAMGLAPCGLGSGDTDAAARALGLDWTAESSVGEFLIGSRPADVPRTAHRFTDMVAQAREV
- a CDS encoding response regulator transcription factor; this encodes MTTLLDQPLYHQATAADRGTATVSVLLADGHQLFRSGLGALLDREADLAVVAESPTAEEAAAEAARTRPAVAVLDPDMPGPGGPATAAMIRERAPGTAVLLLTAQSRTADLQRAVADGVAGVLLKDVPPAALIAAVRELARGGRVYDPRLVMDVVRTGGVPLTPRELTVLGHVADGATINEVAAALSLSPGTVRNYVSAAIAKTRSRNRCDAIRIARERGWL
- a CDS encoding TOMM precursor leader peptide-binding protein; translation: MSDKPTIGFKRHYTPYVVDGEAVYLVSERGVSVVDGKLAEALAPLLDGTRTAEQIGEALHGTVPADKVATAVDRLLAGGYLAPSGRPEDRAGAAYFEMAGLDGDAATGALRTARARVEVYGDLDPRPFLAALAAAGVTADPDAEFTVALTEDYLHPGLAERDRQARESGRPWLLARPVGSILWVGPVFVPGPAGDSAATGCWHCLSHRLSANRQSLSYLQHRLGQDEPICTAGAHLAPTLATGVQLAALEAAKWLAGVRPAEPVVLTLDTVLLETERHRLVRRPQCGACGDEGIMAERQLAPVRFESRPKVFTADGGHRSASPEDMLERYRPQLSPVTGVVTSLVPAARTPTGLRVYVSGQNLSRQSGDLRQLRTGLRSVSCGKGRTDVQARASALGEAMERYSGVFQGDEARRRATFAELGDAAIHPAASLLYSERQFAERGRWNASPSMFNTVPERFRESDRIDWSPAWSLTQQRTRWLPTMSLYYGYRHRDGFFAAGDSNGCAAGTSFEDATLQGFLELVERDAVALWWYNRVQRPAIDLDAFGDPYIDQLREVYRGLRREIWALDLTTDFGIPVVGAFSRRTDKPTEDVLIAFGAHLDPHIALTRALTEMNQFLGPVAGDAEGRVTYAGADPEQKRWWTTATVANQPYLLPDPAARPAGPARWAKLAGDDLAEDVALAQRLVEERGMEFLVLDQTRPDIGLPVAKVIVPGMRHFWARFAPGRLYDVPLALGWLDAPTPEEELNPVPIFI
- a CDS encoding DUF4135 domain-containing protein, whose amino-acid sequence is MPLDLQTWLRPVDGATAPADGHPGTDEPVPAAERLLPGPARGDERLRALVAAAAPFDERAAARPDGSAFFAPDPDEDRRARGAAVDTWLRRAGGQHGGAAVLLEHFAETGRPLGEGLRGVVLADPAKLPGWALVLAAFLRTLPVAAGPGTAGPGALTAAFAAAADALLPHGNGGILGVPVSERARADLAGTLVARLTEACNLSFCHELQAATGRPRATDWDTAGGLDTSQEGWLARLERLPALAYLVGTVCRQWQHVQTELFARLAADRSLLVERMWQGEDPGALESVRGDAGDRHAGGRSVSLLHFAGGQAVVYKPKDMRHATAYLDLVRRLNGELSLDLPVRTVLVRSDRGDDGHAASLAADCDSDYGWEELVPHRPVADRGGFARFYRRLGMTVRLVQLLEGRDLWADNLLADGEHPALIDLECLLYPRVQTPPAISPEHHGLLDDLESTVVRTAMAFQPWTPAKQKHALDIGCLSRIGGLEVAPGVPALPLPPYRPVLRTEAGATEAADPWEYTDEVVEGYREMHRALHRLRGELASPDGPLAAFRGIWVRYIWRHTWDGYKILSASTSPLALDSGATRETVIAGALQGATTALAGDGDRGDLLEVVLAELDSFRLLDIPFFRSLTSSSSVFTADGREIPGHFRGTGWQRLQQRVAELDDFDLDAHLAVLSGCVDAARAGSERPAPAAARTARATVPTGADLLDHAVRIGDRILADRRGSGWLGQSWYPGTGLRQVEVLSADLVTGTPGLAVLFAELWAATGEPRFHRAAHRTLTAAARLIDPDAPRAFAFAADTRLAGGTPVPGGFAGPGSLIHALARAGSLLGSPELLASAQALVPGALGVAAAAPARPGRPVRTPHPDTPLGSAGLLLNLLRLRRATGPGHAPTEDGIRTLAATALDHLIADRGADAENEADNGFLDLVPSGADSVAAALARTVAEAPALLASADAVRERLRGHRFATATRAGRLACLDTAVALGAGIVDPAELGALTPPVGARQITGRTTRDLVATAGEALTAAEAGLLHTLPEASDSALPGPFYDGREAAALLVGELIARHDATGSWYSDRAADDRINLGALDGSAAVGLLLLRLLDPATAPLATLR